One window of the Granulicella arctica genome contains the following:
- a CDS encoding DUF2062 domain-containing protein yields MLVPESVREFFRCRVLRPLLRQLRGGVSPRRLAWSLALGIVIGINPSVGITTLLVVMLAWVFGLNQIASQVGAHAMTPLHLLLFIPFIQVGVHLFHTRRLPLSRQQIEHLSHHPWRLFRDIWQWEWHALVVWGIFAVITMPLLAMYLRRALVLLMRRHRTLMRSRPALH; encoded by the coding sequence GTGCTTGTGCCTGAGTCAGTCCGAGAGTTCTTTCGTTGCCGCGTACTCCGCCCTCTGTTGCGTCAACTGCGGGGTGGGGTGTCGCCTCGCCGGTTAGCGTGGAGTCTGGCGCTCGGGATCGTCATCGGCATCAATCCATCTGTGGGTATCACCACGCTCCTGGTGGTCATGCTTGCGTGGGTCTTCGGCCTCAATCAGATCGCCTCGCAGGTTGGTGCACATGCCATGACGCCGCTCCACCTGCTCCTGTTCATCCCGTTCATTCAAGTGGGCGTACACCTCTTTCATACACGGCGCCTGCCGCTAAGCCGCCAGCAGATCGAACATCTGAGCCACCATCCCTGGCGTTTGTTTCGTGACATCTGGCAGTGGGAATGGCACGCACTCGTTGTTTGGGGAATTTTTGCAGTGATTACGATGCCGCTGCTGGCGATGTACCTTCGACGAGCTTTGGTACTGCTGATGCGGCGCCATCGGACGCTGATGCGTTCGCGCCCGGCGTTGCACTAA